A genomic stretch from Pelotomaculum schinkii includes:
- a CDS encoding ferritin family protein: MGPSKISEIARGAMRIEEKGFRFYSAMARMTEDERARQIFIKLADEEKEHLKVFEKLLVCYDHDEFLEPEVSEYLNAVMQENLFPVDVEPGQAGWKAETMKDALAIGVQAEKDAILVYHELLSRTRSDNGRKLLYSLIEEEKMHLVELRSYYEEI; the protein is encoded by the coding sequence GTGGGGCCGTCCAAAATCAGCGAAATCGCCAGGGGCGCCATGCGTATAGAGGAAAAGGGCTTCAGGTTTTACAGCGCCATGGCCCGCATGACGGAAGATGAACGGGCCAGGCAGATATTTATAAAACTTGCTGATGAAGAAAAGGAACACTTAAAGGTTTTTGAAAAGCTCCTGGTGTGTTATGATCACGATGAATTTCTTGAACCGGAGGTTTCGGAGTATCTTAACGCCGTTATGCAGGAAAATCTCTTTCCCGTGGATGTGGAACCGGGGCAGGCTGGCTGGAAAGCTGAAACCATGAAGGATGCCCTGGCCATCGGGGTCCAGGCTGAAAAGGACGCCATTTTAGTCTATCATGAACTACTGTCGCGCACCCGTTCGGATAATGGACGCAAGTTGCTGTACAGTTTAATTGAGGAAGAAAAAATGCATTTGGTAGAGTTGAGAAGTTACTATGAGGAAATCTGA
- a CDS encoding cation diffusion facilitator family transporter — protein MDEKAKVALLSIGSNTFLALGKLAAGLYMGSVSVISEAVHSSLDLVAAVIAFFAVKTAAKPADDRHNYGHGKFENLSSIIEAILILVAGAMIINSAIPKLQGGGQIESLGLGAGVMGVSVLVNLLVSRKLLKTARKMESPALAADGWHLMTDVYTSLGVFAGLGAIYLTGLTILDPIIAIAVALMIFKAAFNLIRESVRSILDVNLPKTEENLIKGILQSYAEEYVEFHDLRTRKAGSDRYVDLHLVVPKYQDINAVHNLCDRIEDDLRAQLPGAQILIHTEPCGGHCEEIGSIK, from the coding sequence ATGGATGAAAAAGCTAAGGTGGCTTTGCTCTCTATAGGTTCAAATACTTTCCTGGCCCTGGGCAAGCTGGCCGCCGGACTTTATATGGGGTCCGTCAGCGTAATTTCAGAAGCCGTACACTCGAGCCTGGATTTAGTGGCTGCGGTAATTGCCTTTTTCGCCGTAAAAACCGCAGCCAAGCCGGCGGATGACAGGCATAATTACGGACACGGCAAATTTGAGAACCTTTCGAGCATTATTGAAGCCATCCTCATTCTGGTCGCGGGCGCTATGATTATCAATAGCGCTATCCCCAAATTACAAGGGGGCGGGCAAATCGAAAGCCTTGGCCTGGGCGCCGGGGTGATGGGCGTCTCAGTGTTGGTAAACCTGTTAGTATCGCGTAAGCTATTAAAAACTGCCAGGAAAATGGAATCCCCCGCGCTGGCAGCCGATGGCTGGCACCTAATGACAGATGTTTATACATCTCTGGGGGTTTTTGCCGGGCTGGGAGCTATTTATCTGACCGGTCTGACAATACTGGATCCGATCATCGCTATTGCGGTAGCCCTTATGATCTTTAAAGCAGCTTTCAACTTGATCAGAGAATCAGTACGCAGTATCCTGGATGTTAACCTGCCCAAAACGGAGGAAAATCTAATTAAGGGAATCCTTCAAAGCTATGCGGAAGAATACGTTGAGTTCCACGACCTGCGCACGAGGAAGGCAGGTAGTGACCGATATGTTGATCTGCACCTGGTTGTACCCAAATATCAGGACATCAATGCCGTGCATAATCTCTGCGACCGCATTGAAGATGATCTTCGCGCGCAATTGCCGGGAGCGCAAATTCTTATTCACACCGAGCCCTGTGGCGGTCACTGTGAAGAGATAGGTTCTATTAAATAA
- a CDS encoding glutamate decarboxylase, with protein MWTVVYIAPSLKEAEKMRNLLSTEGFLVKLRTIGLPQANDACSVEILVPESEVDEALETINTI; from the coding sequence GTGTGGACGGTGGTATATATTGCGCCTAGTCTGAAAGAAGCCGAAAAGATGAGAAATCTTTTATCGACTGAGGGCTTTTTAGTGAAACTAAGGACAATCGGCCTGCCGCAAGCCAACGATGCATGTTCCGTGGAAATATTAGTTCCGGAGTCGGAAGTGGATGAGGCGCTGGAAACTATCAATACTATTTAA
- the mtrB gene encoding trp RNA-binding attenuation protein MtrB, which yields MLQEMWEITGEYVVIKALENGVTIIGLTRGRDTKFHHSEKLDKGEIMIAQFTEHTSAIKIRGRVELLTKHGSLKTDD from the coding sequence ATGTTGCAGGAAATGTGGGAAATTACCGGCGAGTATGTGGTGATTAAGGCGCTGGAAAATGGGGTCACCATCATAGGTTTGACCCGGGGCAGGGACACCAAGTTTCACCATTCCGAAAAGCTGGATAAAGGGGAAATCATGATCGCCCAGTTTACCGAACATACCTCAGCAATCAAAATAAGGGGAAGGGTGGAACTGCTGACCAAACACGGCAGTCTCAAAACAGACGATTAA
- the pyk gene encoding pyruvate kinase — MRRSKIVCTIGPATDDVAMLKKLLLAGMNVARLNFSHGTHEEHGRRAAAVRRAAAEAGVNVAIMLDTKGPEIRLGYFKEEPVILEENATVTLTTEQIKGDRERIPVTYPGLPGDVKEGDAILIADGLIELKVLSTTPTEILCRVINGGKLASQKGINLPGVEVNLPAVTEKDVQDITFGVEQGFDFIAASFIRKASDVLAIRQVLEEAGANLDIISKIESRQAVNNLDEIIRVSNGIMVARGDLGVEIPAEEVPLVQKDIIERCNLLGKPVVTATQMLDSMINNPRPTRAEASDVANAIFDGTDAVMLSGETAAGKYPLEAVETMARIAERAEAALHYEGMLAKKRGAIPHRTVTDAISYATCASAQDLGAAAIITATESGHTAKMVAKYRPKAPVIAVTPHAAVMRKLALTWGIKPLLAAPKESTDEMMAEAVEASLQAGLIKGGDLIIFTAGVPARVQGTTNLLRVHTVADILARGVGIGRDAVTGVVRVAGDSREAVDKVKQGDVLVAKATDTEYIPAMKKAAAVVTEAGGLTSHAAIVCLEFGIPVVVNVEQATSVLPDGELVTIDGHRGLIYKGAAKVL, encoded by the coding sequence TTGCGGCGGTCAAAAATAGTTTGCACCATTGGTCCTGCCACCGATGATGTGGCCATGCTCAAGAAACTTCTCCTGGCCGGGATGAATGTGGCCCGCTTGAATTTCTCCCACGGTACCCATGAGGAGCACGGCAGGCGCGCTGCAGCGGTGCGCCGGGCAGCCGCCGAGGCCGGCGTAAATGTGGCGATTATGCTCGATACCAAGGGGCCGGAAATCCGCCTGGGCTATTTTAAGGAAGAACCGGTTATCCTCGAAGAGAATGCCACCGTGACTCTGACCACCGAGCAGATCAAAGGGGACCGGGAGCGCATACCCGTGACCTACCCCGGGTTGCCCGGTGACGTTAAAGAGGGCGACGCTATCCTGATCGCGGACGGTTTGATCGAGCTCAAAGTTTTGTCCACCACACCCACAGAAATATTATGCAGGGTTATCAACGGAGGGAAATTGGCCAGCCAGAAGGGCATTAACCTGCCCGGCGTGGAGGTGAATCTTCCTGCTGTCACCGAAAAAGATGTTCAGGACATCACCTTCGGTGTTGAGCAGGGTTTTGACTTTATCGCCGCCTCTTTTATCAGGAAAGCTTCTGATGTCCTGGCCATCCGCCAGGTACTGGAAGAGGCCGGCGCCAACCTGGACATCATTTCCAAAATAGAAAGCAGGCAGGCGGTTAACAACCTGGATGAAATTATCAGAGTTTCAAACGGGATCATGGTAGCCAGGGGAGACCTGGGTGTGGAGATTCCGGCGGAAGAAGTACCCCTGGTGCAAAAAGATATTATCGAGAGATGCAACCTGCTTGGTAAACCGGTGGTTACGGCAACCCAGATGCTCGACTCGATGATCAACAACCCCCGTCCCACCCGGGCGGAGGCCAGCGATGTGGCCAACGCTATTTTTGACGGGACGGACGCGGTGATGCTTTCAGGAGAAACCGCTGCCGGCAAATACCCGCTGGAGGCGGTAGAAACTATGGCCCGTATCGCTGAACGGGCTGAAGCGGCATTGCATTATGAAGGTATGCTGGCAAAGAAAAGGGGCGCCATACCTCACCGCACCGTAACAGACGCCATCAGTTACGCTACTTGCGCCAGCGCCCAGGATCTCGGCGCCGCCGCCATTATCACCGCCACCGAGTCGGGGCACACTGCCAAAATGGTTGCCAAATACCGGCCTAAGGCCCCTGTTATTGCGGTAACGCCGCATGCCGCGGTGATGAGAAAACTTGCTCTGACCTGGGGGATCAAGCCTCTTTTAGCGGCTCCCAAGGAAAGCACGGATGAAATGATGGCGGAAGCCGTTGAGGCTTCCCTGCAGGCCGGGTTGATTAAGGGGGGAGATTTGATTATTTTTACTGCAGGTGTTCCCGCAAGAGTACAGGGCACCACCAATTTGCTGCGCGTTCATACCGTGGCGGATATTCTGGCAAGGGGTGTGGGCATCGGCCGTGATGCGGTAACCGGCGTAGTGAGGGTTGCGGGTGATTCTAGAGAGGCTGTCGATAAGGTTAAACAGGGCGATGTCCTGGTGGCCAAAGCAACAGACACCGAATACATACCGGCCATGAAAAAGGCCGCCGCGGTGGTTACTGAAGCGGGAGGCCTGACTTCCCACGCTGCCATTGTCTGCCTCGAGTTCGGCATACCGGTGGTGGTAAATGTTGAACAAGCTACCTCGGTACTGCCTGACGGTGAACTGGTAACCATAGACGGGCACAGGGGCCTGATTTACAAGGGCGCCGCCAAAGTACTGTGA
- a CDS encoding YetF domain-containing protein, with product MILTIIRTLILFAVVVVALRLMGKRQIGQLQPYELVIIIMLSELAAIPMENIGIPLFSGLLPILTLLVAGVTLSYISLKNVKARGFICGTPVVLIEGGRIIEKELQRTRFNINDLLEELRSKNFPNISDVEFAILETSGHLSVIPKSQKRPLVPQDLNLSTQYEGLPLTLVIDGQIMDKNLQKARLDPGWLKSELDKFGIKSFKDVLFASLDTEGKLFYQAKAKT from the coding sequence ATGATCTTAACGATTATTCGCACCCTTATTTTATTTGCCGTGGTAGTAGTGGCCTTGAGGCTCATGGGCAAGAGGCAAATCGGGCAGCTGCAGCCTTACGAACTCGTAATTATAATCATGCTATCCGAGCTGGCTGCCATCCCCATGGAGAATATCGGCATTCCACTTTTTAGCGGGCTCTTGCCAATCCTGACCCTATTAGTGGCTGGAGTTACATTGTCCTATATTTCCTTGAAAAACGTGAAGGCCAGGGGGTTTATCTGCGGTACGCCGGTTGTCTTAATCGAAGGCGGCAGAATAATAGAAAAAGAACTGCAGAGAACGCGCTTTAACATAAACGATCTGCTGGAAGAGTTGAGGTCCAAAAACTTTCCCAATATTTCTGATGTTGAATTTGCCATCCTGGAAACCTCGGGGCATTTGAGCGTTATTCCAAAATCACAAAAAAGGCCGTTGGTTCCCCAGGATTTGAATTTGTCTACACAGTATGAGGGGTTGCCCCTAACTTTGGTAATTGACGGTCAGATAATGGATAAGAATTTGCAGAAGGCCCGGCTTGACCCCGGCTGGCTCAAGTCGGAGTTGGATAAATTCGGTATCAAAAGTTTTAAGGATGTCCTGTTTGCCAGCCTGGACACGGAAGGCAAACTTTTCTATCAGGCTAAAGCAAAAACTTAA
- a CDS encoding DUF4363 family protein — protein sequence MRLLTTLLIIFVAVVALGFWTNHQLTVSANELLLDVDKIRGEINAENWDSASEHTEALERNWDRRGKWWPALLDHEEIDNIDFAIAKNKEYIAERNTPLALGQLSEIRQMIKHIPEKGTINLTNIF from the coding sequence ATGAGGCTGCTAACCACACTGCTAATAATATTCGTCGCTGTTGTTGCGTTGGGCTTTTGGACCAACCACCAACTTACGGTCTCAGCCAATGAACTTTTACTTGATGTGGACAAAATCCGCGGGGAAATCAACGCGGAGAATTGGGACAGCGCCTCAGAGCATACCGAGGCGCTGGAACGGAACTGGGATCGGAGAGGAAAATGGTGGCCCGCGCTACTGGACCACGAGGAAATTGATAATATTGATTTCGCCATAGCCAAAAACAAGGAATATATTGCTGAAAGAAACACCCCACTGGCATTGGGACAGCTTTCTGAAATAAGGCAGATGATTAAACACATACCTGAAAAAGGGACCATAAATCTCACTAATATTTTTTAG
- the pfkA gene encoding 6-phosphofructokinase, protein MQRIALLTSGGDSPGMNACIRAVARKAIYHGMEVIGINRGFNGFIEGDMGPMNLSSVADIIHRGGTILHTARSEQFLTPEGRARAYENVKRFGVQGLVVIGGDGSFRGASVFSREFGLPVIGVPGTIDNDIPGTEQTIGFDTAINTVLEAIDKIRDTATSHERTFIIEVMGRRNGSIALASGLAGGAESILIPEQPFDYEDICQRLLRGFRRGKAHSIIVVAEGASGGMEVGQRIKERTGFDTKVTILGHLQRGGSPSAADRLLASRLGAKSVELLMAGETRKMAGVKAGQVVGVDIDEALNESRPVDLSLYDLAGVLSI, encoded by the coding sequence TTGCAGCGGATTGCCTTATTAACCAGCGGCGGGGATTCGCCGGGTATGAATGCCTGTATCAGGGCTGTTGCACGCAAGGCAATATATCACGGTATGGAAGTTATCGGTATCAATCGCGGTTTTAACGGTTTTATAGAAGGGGACATGGGTCCTATGAACCTCAGTTCGGTGGCTGATATTATCCACCGGGGAGGGACGATCCTGCACACCGCCCGTTCGGAACAGTTTCTTACCCCTGAAGGGCGCGCCAGGGCTTATGAAAATGTCAAAAGGTTCGGGGTCCAGGGCCTGGTGGTAATCGGCGGCGACGGGTCTTTTCGCGGCGCCAGTGTTTTTAGCCGGGAATTCGGCCTTCCGGTCATCGGAGTGCCCGGCACCATTGACAACGACATTCCCGGTACGGAGCAGACCATCGGTTTTGATACGGCAATCAATACGGTATTGGAAGCTATTGATAAAATCAGGGATACGGCTACTTCACACGAGCGCACCTTTATTATCGAAGTCATGGGCAGACGGAACGGTTCTATTGCTCTCGCCTCCGGCCTGGCCGGAGGCGCCGAGTCCATCCTGATCCCGGAGCAGCCCTTTGACTATGAGGACATCTGCCAGCGTCTCCTGCGCGGCTTTCGCCGCGGCAAAGCACACAGCATTATTGTGGTTGCGGAGGGGGCGTCAGGCGGCATGGAGGTCGGGCAGCGCATCAAGGAACGTACTGGTTTTGACACCAAAGTAACAATCCTGGGACACCTCCAGCGGGGAGGGTCGCCGTCCGCGGCCGACCGGCTCCTGGCCAGCCGTCTGGGCGCCAAGTCGGTGGAGCTCTTGATGGCCGGGGAGACAAGAAAGATGGCCGGCGTCAAAGCCGGTCAAGTCGTTGGAGTGGATATTGACGAGGCGCTAAACGAGTCCAGGCCTGTAGACCTGTCGCTGTATGATTTAGCCGGTGTCCTTTCGATTTAA
- the accD gene encoding acetyl-CoA carboxylase, carboxyltransferase subunit beta produces MVLEFFRKQKYIAVQPEPVSRDIPEGIWVKCSRCNEIIFSKELDKNCKVCQKCGFHFRASAYERIAMTLDEGTFKEMDTDMLPVNPFKSAEYEEKLQAARKKSGLNEAVVTGEGALQGFQVVIVVMDSNYMMASMGTVAGEKIARAIEAAAEGQKPLIIFSASGGARMQEGILSLMQMAKTVAALDKLEKAGQLYISVLTDPTTGGVSASFAALGDIIIAEPGALIGFAGQRVIEQTIRQKLPEGFQRAEFLKSHGFVDMIVARTELKSTLAKILELHLRGEK; encoded by the coding sequence ATGGTTCTAGAGTTTTTTCGCAAGCAGAAATACATAGCGGTGCAGCCCGAACCCGTCAGCCGTGATATCCCTGAAGGTATATGGGTCAAATGCAGCCGCTGCAATGAAATTATCTTCAGCAAGGAACTGGACAAAAATTGCAAGGTCTGCCAGAAATGCGGGTTTCATTTCAGGGCGTCGGCTTACGAGCGGATAGCGATGACGCTGGATGAAGGGACCTTTAAAGAAATGGATACCGATATGCTGCCGGTTAACCCGTTTAAGTCTGCTGAATACGAAGAGAAGTTGCAGGCGGCGCGCAAAAAGAGCGGGCTGAATGAGGCGGTGGTAACGGGGGAAGGCGCCCTGCAGGGCTTTCAGGTCGTGATTGTCGTCATGGACTCCAATTACATGATGGCCAGTATGGGCACCGTGGCAGGAGAGAAAATAGCCAGGGCTATAGAGGCGGCAGCCGAAGGGCAGAAGCCGTTGATCATTTTTTCAGCTTCCGGGGGCGCCCGCATGCAGGAAGGTATACTATCCCTGATGCAGATGGCCAAGACGGTAGCCGCTCTGGATAAATTGGAAAAAGCCGGTCAACTCTATATTTCAGTATTAACCGATCCCACTACCGGCGGGGTCAGCGCCAGCTTTGCCGCCCTGGGCGACATTATCATCGCCGAACCGGGAGCTCTGATCGGCTTTGCCGGCCAGCGTGTCATCGAACAGACTATACGGCAGAAACTGCCGGAAGGATTTCAGCGGGCGGAATTTCTAAAAAGCCATGGCTTTGTTGATATGATAGTGGCCAGGACGGAGCTGAAATCGACATTGGCCAAAATATTGGAATTACACCTGCGGGGGGAGAAGTAA
- a CDS encoding DedA family protein, which produces MSDFILNYLSTLGLVGLLMGVFIESMGVPFPGGIMVILTGLLVNQGRLEFSSAMLATLSGYTGGSLTAYLIGRNLGQPFFVRIGAFLRISPERFEQAQSLLDRSAPAFIIFGRFLPGLSNLTPYMAGVTRISLPYFLLYNSIFTVGWGFLYLLLGMFFGHNYQLIAPYINTRLPLVGLALLGSCLAYLLIRNSLRNRIKNE; this is translated from the coding sequence TTGTCGGATTTTATTCTTAATTACCTCTCTACCCTGGGTTTGGTCGGGTTGCTGATGGGGGTGTTTATTGAGTCGATGGGTGTGCCTTTTCCAGGAGGGATCATGGTAATCCTGACCGGTCTTTTGGTTAACCAGGGCCGGTTGGAGTTTTCCAGCGCCATGTTGGCCACCCTCTCCGGGTATACGGGAGGCTCTTTAACCGCTTATCTTATCGGTAGAAACCTTGGCCAGCCTTTTTTTGTCCGGATCGGCGCCTTTTTACGCATATCTCCCGAGCGATTTGAACAGGCGCAGTCCTTGCTGGACCGTTCGGCTCCGGCTTTTATTATTTTTGGGCGTTTTCTGCCGGGCCTGAGCAACCTGACCCCCTATATGGCCGGCGTCACCCGCATCAGCCTGCCTTATTTTCTTTTATACAACTCCATTTTCACAGTGGGATGGGGATTTCTTTACCTCCTGTTGGGGATGTTTTTCGGCCATAATTACCAGCTGATTGCGCCTTACATAAACACCAGGCTGCCGCTGGTGGGGCTGGCCCTGCTGGGAAGTTGCCTGGCCTATCTCTTAATTAGAAATTCTCTTCGCAACAGGATAAAAAACGAATGA
- a CDS encoding phosphatidylglycerophosphatase A family protein produces the protein MSKELAALLMERGVYLHEIAQIVYELQIGFVPGLTLEYCVEVLTGVLEKREVQFAVLTGVALDNLAEANLLPSPLQEIIQNDHPLYGIDEVLGLGIANIYGTIGTTSFGYLDKEKVGVIGRLNLNKINKVNTFMDDLIAGIAAAAAAKIAHASISHISNLNSRTGPKS, from the coding sequence ATGAGCAAGGAATTGGCGGCCCTGTTGATGGAGAGAGGGGTCTACCTGCATGAGATCGCCCAAATTGTTTACGAATTGCAGATAGGGTTTGTACCCGGTCTTACTCTGGAATACTGTGTTGAGGTCTTAACCGGGGTTTTGGAGAAAAGAGAAGTCCAGTTTGCCGTGCTTACCGGTGTGGCCCTGGATAACCTGGCGGAAGCCAACCTGCTGCCCTCTCCCCTCCAGGAAATTATTCAAAATGACCACCCGCTGTACGGTATTGATGAGGTATTGGGGTTGGGCATAGCGAATATCTACGGCACCATCGGGACCACCAGTTTTGGCTACCTGGATAAAGAGAAGGTGGGAGTGATCGGCAGGCTTAATTTAAACAAAATTAATAAGGTCAACACGTTTATGGACGATCTGATAGCAGGCATTGCCGCTGCGGCAGCTGCCAAAATCGCCCATGCCAGTATCAGCCATATCAGCAATCTGAACAGCAGGACTGGACCAAAGAGCTGA
- a CDS encoding GDSL-type esterase/lipase family protein — translation MITVIKGDITGVAVDAIVNISPVPVEDALVAGDSFKGGSCIYTTGTGEALAADEAGVRLVTRKALLRAEECGLHNIAVPVPVTGLGELDPEAAAKVMVSEARRLLAHSNSIENVIFSVFADTAFETFLKVARRDQVVCLGDSITYGYPGGPETSWVALSSKMVGLTLVNEGINGDSTCGMLDRLKYDVRPMAPAYVIILGGANDILLGGSVEKIQDNIKTMAAVALEAGICPVLVVPPPALPGGGFVPPGLAGSLAEAMATIGCWVRSFAEQERLPALDFYTPMLDPQTGKGNPHYFTDGAHPNQKGYRELARAAGQTLLRLKKGFYYKG, via the coding sequence ATGATAACAGTGATCAAAGGAGATATTACCGGAGTGGCTGTTGATGCCATTGTCAATATAAGCCCTGTTCCGGTAGAGGATGCGTTAGTTGCCGGCGACTCGTTCAAGGGAGGCAGTTGCATTTATACAACCGGCACGGGAGAGGCCCTTGCCGCTGACGAGGCCGGGGTAAGGCTTGTCACCCGCAAGGCCTTGCTGCGGGCAGAGGAGTGCGGCTTGCATAACATCGCTGTTCCTGTTCCGGTTACAGGGTTAGGAGAGCTTGACCCGGAGGCTGCGGCTAAAGTGATGGTCAGTGAGGCAAGGCGTCTCTTGGCTCACAGCAACAGCATCGAAAACGTGATTTTTTCAGTTTTTGCTGATACGGCATTTGAGACCTTTTTAAAAGTAGCCAGGCGGGACCAGGTCGTTTGCCTGGGGGACAGCATTACTTATGGTTACCCAGGCGGGCCGGAGACCTCCTGGGTAGCTCTTTCGTCTAAGATGGTTGGCCTCACTCTGGTTAACGAAGGAATTAACGGGGATTCCACCTGCGGGATGCTGGACCGCTTGAAATATGATGTTCGACCAATGGCGCCGGCTTATGTGATCATCCTGGGTGGCGCCAACGATATCTTGCTTGGGGGCAGCGTGGAGAAGATCCAGGATAACATCAAAACCATGGCAGCGGTAGCTCTTGAGGCGGGGATATGTCCTGTCCTGGTTGTGCCGCCCCCGGCTTTGCCGGGCGGGGGCTTTGTGCCTCCCGGCTTGGCCGGTAGTCTGGCAGAAGCAATGGCAACCATCGGCTGTTGGGTCAGGTCATTTGCAGAGCAGGAGCGACTCCCGGCGCTGGATTTTTACACTCCCATGCTGGATCCCCAAACCGGGAAGGGTAACCCGCATTACTTTACGGACGGAGCTCATCCCAACCAAAAGGGTTACCGTGAGCTGGCCAGGGCGGCCGGACAGACGCTGCTCCGGTTAAAAAAAGGATTTTATTACAAAGGTTAA
- a CDS encoding acetyl-CoA carboxylase carboxyltransferase subunit alpha yields the protein MSATLEFERPIQELEEKIDELRKFSREKGIDLTNEITILENRAREVRGSIYGNLNSWQKVLIARHPERPNAYYYINNLFTDFMELHGDRCFRDDPSVAGGIGRFNGYSVTVISHLKGKDTKENLARNFGMAHPEGYRKAIRLMKQAEKFKRPVITFIDTPGAYPGMGAEERGQSEAIAKSILTMAALRVPIISVVIGEGGSGGALAFGVGDRILMQEHAVYSVITPEGYASILWKDSSRNREAAETMKVTAQDLLALGVADQIVPEPLGGAHREPEASAELLGKALAANLNELLGIDPDILVAARYKKFRAIGNLGGTF from the coding sequence ATGTCGGCTACTCTTGAATTTGAAAGACCCATCCAGGAATTGGAAGAAAAAATTGATGAGCTTAGAAAGTTCTCCAGGGAAAAAGGTATCGATCTTACTAACGAGATAACAATCCTTGAAAACCGGGCCAGGGAGGTCAGGGGGTCTATATACGGAAACCTCAACTCCTGGCAAAAAGTCCTCATTGCCAGGCATCCCGAACGGCCCAACGCGTATTATTACATTAACAATTTGTTTACTGACTTTATGGAACTGCACGGCGACCGCTGCTTCAGGGATGATCCCTCGGTGGCAGGGGGTATCGGCCGGTTTAACGGATATTCGGTCACCGTAATCAGCCATCTCAAGGGAAAGGACACCAAAGAAAATCTGGCCAGGAACTTCGGTATGGCTCATCCCGAGGGGTATCGCAAGGCCATACGCCTGATGAAGCAGGCTGAAAAGTTCAAGCGCCCTGTGATAACATTTATTGACACCCCCGGCGCTTACCCCGGCATGGGCGCGGAGGAGCGGGGGCAGTCCGAGGCTATCGCTAAAAGCATTCTCACCATGGCAGCTCTCAGGGTCCCCATTATCTCGGTGGTGATTGGCGAAGGAGGCAGCGGGGGTGCCCTCGCTTTTGGTGTTGGCGACCGTATCTTGATGCAGGAGCACGCCGTCTATTCGGTTATAACACCAGAGGGTTACGCCAGCATTCTGTGGAAGGATTCCAGCCGCAACCGCGAAGCTGCCGAGACGATGAAAGTTACTGCCCAGGACCTCCTTGCTCTTGGTGTGGCCGACCAAATTGTACCCGAGCCGCTGGGAGGCGCCCACAGAGAACCTGAAGCCTCGGCTGAGCTCTTAGGCAAAGCGCTGGCCGCAAATCTGAATGAATTGCTTGGTATAGACCCGGACATACTTGTAGCAGCCAGATATAAAAAGTTTCGGGCGATAGGAAACCTTGGAGGGACTTTTTAA
- a CDS encoding Hsp20 family protein has product MSYDQKDLLKFALDLYEKTKETGLSSYWNKDRLETVLEAIKKIDPGELSPFSHTGRDKKNQQENLQKDPQEDENHLFWKQETNPPQNAFTEPGQAGNVSPVSIYETAMDVNVQAILPGIVSHEDLHLLISQEGIELFGAKVPPGGSNPVDNFHKIIRLPATVEPSGATATYRKGLLSLSVPKKKPDPPKRIPVKFE; this is encoded by the coding sequence GTGAGCTATGATCAAAAAGACCTACTGAAGTTTGCCCTGGACCTGTATGAAAAGACAAAGGAAACGGGCTTGAGCAGTTATTGGAACAAAGATAGGCTGGAGACAGTGCTGGAGGCAATTAAAAAAATAGACCCCGGCGAGCTGTCACCTTTTTCACACACCGGTAGAGATAAAAAAAACCAGCAGGAGAATTTGCAGAAGGACCCACAGGAGGATGAGAACCATCTTTTCTGGAAGCAGGAGACCAACCCTCCTCAGAACGCCTTCACTGAACCGGGTCAGGCGGGAAATGTCTCACCTGTCTCGATTTACGAAACTGCCATGGACGTCAACGTCCAGGCCATTCTGCCCGGCATCGTTTCTCATGAAGATTTGCACCTGCTGATTTCCCAGGAGGGTATCGAGCTTTTTGGGGCCAAAGTCCCCCCTGGAGGCAGCAACCCTGTTGATAACTTTCATAAAATTATCCGGCTCCCCGCCACGGTCGAACCTTCGGGGGCCACGGCGACCTACCGCAAGGGTCTCTTATCCCTCAGCGTCCCCAAAAAGAAACCGGACCCACCAAAGCGCATTCCGGTGAAGTTTGAGTAA